In the Arachis ipaensis cultivar K30076 chromosome B10, Araip1.1, whole genome shotgun sequence genome, one interval contains:
- the LOC107620104 gene encoding uncharacterized protein LOC107620104: MGDTPLSQTIDIQYLIVDCPSPYNIILGRPALNMFRAVVSTLHLCVKFQAQDGKIATLYSDRQQARQCYNASLKNIGTRQKNQQEVKAIHSTNEVLTLAELDPREDTQERPQLADELQKVPLTSKPEQFTYIGRAFQGQEQLELINVLQDNADLFAWTPTNMPGIDPNIICHKLTIDRTIRPIAQKKRNLGAEKAKAELEKTKKLLSADFIKEIRFTTWLSNVVMILMHPEDQSKTAFITEHENFCYRVMPFGLKNAGATYQRLTDKIRAYNMRLNPEKCAFGVQGGKFLGFMLTSRGIEANPDKCEAILNMTIPKGKKFEWTKECETAFTELKATLSSLPEKHKASILRQQSHAANRKKIPQNRTTSPSTSNNSKETKALLPEPQ; the protein is encoded by the exons ATGGGGGATACCCCATTATCACAGACCATTGATATCCAATATCTTATAGTCGACTGTCCCAGTCCTTACAATATTATCCTCGGAAGACCTGCTTTGAACATGTTCAGGGCAGTAGTGTCTACCTTACATTTATGTGTTAAGTTTCAAGCACAGGACGGCAAGATAGCAACACTCTACTCGGACCGCCAACAAGCTCGGCAGTGTTACAATGCAAGCCTGAAAAACATCGGCACAAGACAAAAAAACCAACAAGAGGTCAAGGCCATCCACAGCACGAACGAAGTACTAACCCTAGCAGAGCTCGACCCTCGAGAGGACACCCAAGAAAGACCTCAACTAGCGGACGAGCTCCAAAAAGTTCCCCTAACATCGAAACCAGAACAATTCACCTACATCGGCCGAGCCTTTCAAGGACAAGAACAATTGGAGCTTATAAATGTACTACAAGACAACGCCGATCTATTTGCCTGGACCCCGACAAATATGCCAGGAATAGACCCAAACATCATTTGCCACAAGCTCACCATCGACAGAACAATCCGACCTATAGCTCAAAAGAAGAGGAATCTCGGGGCGGAAAAAGCAAAGGCAGAGCTAGAAAAAACTAAGAAGTTACTTAGTGCCGACTTCATCAAGGAAATTCGCTTCACCACGTGGCTCTCGaacgtggtaatg ATCCTTATGCATCCAGAAGACCAGAGTAAAACAGCTTTCATAACTGAACATGAGAATTTTTGTTATAgagtaatgccatttggtctaaagaatgcaggtgcaacatatCAGCGACTAACGGATAAG ATCCGAGCATATAACATGAGACTCAATCCAGAGAAATGCGCTTTTGGGGTACAAGGAGGCAAGTTCCTTGGTTTCATGCTGACTTCACGGGGAATCGAAGCAAATCCTGATAAATGTGAGGCAATACTTAATATG ACGATACCAAAAGGTAAAAAATTCGAGTGGACAAAGGAATGCGAGACGGCATTCACCGAACTTAAAGCCACCCTGTCTTCACTGCCA GAAAAACACAAAGCCAGTATACTTCGTCAGCAGAGTCATGCAGCCAACAGAAAGAAGATACCCCAGAATAGAACAACTAGCCCTAGCACTAGTAACAACAGCAAGGAGACTAAGGCACTACTTCCAGAGCCACAATAA